One genomic segment of Nerophis lumbriciformis linkage group LG20, RoL_Nlum_v2.1, whole genome shotgun sequence includes these proteins:
- the LOC133619780 gene encoding beta-1,3-galactosyltransferase 1-like, whose translation MDHDFDGDKMADMQERCQGPAAPHRRSLSGRRCYFLFAVLALSTLLFCCSRTLEDVASYRTPQLWMRYPASTWWTPWRSLIGDNIALPEVSFTVPPGLSPYIVAYPHPYRFILNQEKKCEEQKPFVALVVPVAPHNRQHRDIIRRTWGGQTLVSGKVVTLFFLLGLHTGEALPNIEEHLRQESAEHQDLIQSDFEDCYMNLTIKTMVMLEWLDSYCSDASYAMKIDSDMFLNVPNLIRMLSDAPKTNYMTGLVESEAAVRRDPSSKWYLPVEIYPNALYPSYALGLGYVVSLDLPRKLVEASRHVRAIYIEDVYLGLCMEYLNIPPTHPPKWDDFQVLPAPYERCFYSRLVATTLDQNTDLVGLWKDLNQAGKSC comes from the exons ATGGATCATGACTTTGACGGTGACAAGATGGCGGATATGCAGGAGCGCTGCCAGGG ACCAGCAGCGCCGCACAGGAGATCTTTGAGTGGTCGACGCTGCTACTTTCTGTTCGCCGTTCTGGCGCTTTCCACGCTTTTGTTTTGCTGCAGCAGAACTTTGGAGGATGTAGCATCCTACAGGACACCTCAGTTATGGATGCGGTACCCTGCAAGCACGTGGTGGACTCCGTGGAGAAGTCTGATTGGTGACAACATCGCCCTTCCGGAGGTTTCTTTCACAGTTCCTCCAGGCCTGAGTCCGTACATCGTGGCGTACCCCCATCCATATCGCTTCATTCTCAATCAGGAAAAGAAGTGTGAGGAGCAGAAACCTTTTGTGGCCCTGGTGGTTCCTGTGGCGCCGCACAACCGCCAACACCGCGACATCATCCGCCGGACCTGGGGTGGCCAGACGCTGGTGTCGGGCAAGGTGGTGACCCTCTTCTTCCTGCTGGGGCTTCACACCGGAGAAGCGCTGCCGAATATTGAAGAACATCTGCGGCAAGAGAGCGCAGAGCACCAGGACCTTATCCAAAGTGACTTTGAGGACTGCTACATGAACCTGACCATCAAAACCATGGTGATGCTGGAGTGGCTGGACTCTTACTGCTCGGACGCCTCGTACGCCATGAAGATCGACTCTGACATGTTCCTCAATGTGCCAAATCTCATTCGGATGTTGTCCGACGCTCCCAAGACCAACTACATGACTGGACTTGTGGAGAGTGAAGCAGCAGTCCGAAGAGATCCCAGCTCCAAGTGGTATCTCCCGGTGGAAATTTACCCAAATGCGCTGTACCCGAGCTACGCTTTGGGTCTGGGCTACGTCGTGTCCTTGGATCTGCCCAGAAAGCTTGTGGAGGCCTCCAGACACGTCAGAGCCATTTACATCGAGGACGTGTACTTGGGCTTGTGCATGGAGTACCTGAACATCCCTCCCACACACCCTCCAAAGTGGGATGACTTCCAGGTTTTACCTGCGCCGTACGAGCGCTGTTTTTATTCCAGACTCGTTGCCACCACCTTGGACCAAAACACTGATCTTGTGGGACTTTGGAAAGACTTGAATCAGGCTGGGAAGTCCTGCTGA